The Solanum dulcamara chromosome 2, daSolDulc1.2, whole genome shotgun sequence region AAATTCAATCTTCAACAGTAGTATAAGCAATGGTTGTGTTTCTGATATCAAGAATGTGTCACTTGATAATCGCCCTTTTAAGTTTGTTAACGAATCAAGAATTTACGTGTTGTCAAAGTGTAATGGATCGATATCCGAGCCTCTTTTGAAGTACAGGATTGGTTTTGGTTGTGGTGAAGAAAATGGAAATGATTGGAGTTTTGCTATGTTTGCTGAGGATGAACGTTTTGAGTCTGCATTACAAGTGTGTAAACATCATGTAATTGCACCAGTAGAAATGCTTGGAGATGAGGGAAGTAATCAAGATCTTAACTATCTGGCGCTTTTAAGAAGGGGGTTTAGATTGAGTTGGACAGCTAGTAATTGCAGTGAATGTGCAGAAAGCGGAGGACATTGCGGATTTGATGTTATCAATTATCAATTCAAATGTTTCTGCACTGACAGGCCTCATTCTTCGAGTTGCAAACCTTCCAGTAAGCTCCTATGATCTTATCTACCAGTTAATTTTCCAGTATAATTATGCAGCACCTTATGCTATGACTAGGCACCTTGCTTTAGGTTCTTTTTGTGTGATCACCAAGCACACAAAAGAGTATTGCTTGATTATCTAAGCATCACTATACAGCTGAATTGATCGATTGGATTAAGCTGTGGATGATTAATAATGTGTTTACTACACAGTGCAGCCAAGGAAATATCCTTACAGCTTCTGCGGATATGTTAAATTTCCAGTATGATTATGCTCCTTGCTTTAGGTTCTTTTCATGTGATTCTACACGCCCAAAAAAATATAACGTGATGATTTAGGCATCATGATACAGCTGAATTAATCATATGGATTAAGCTGTGGATGATTAATAATGTGTTTACTACAAAATTTGTGCAGCCAAGGAAATAACCTTATAGCTACTAATAATTTCTCTGATGAATGGTGTCTTGTTCCGGTTAGTCTATGTATTTTGggatttggtatttttttctGTTAATCTTTTGGTTAATCCAATAGTGTTTTTTCAAGTATATGATGAGGGTGCTAATTGAATACTTCTTTAATTCTCTTCTCACTCTAATAAGCCACTTAATCTCCTTTTTCTTAACCaattcaactttacatttcgaGTACAAAATTATTGAATCAAGGTCCTTAAAGGAATACCGTTTGTGATCATCGCTTGGTTGAGCTTTATCTGTGATAATTCATGTTCCAAGATGTGATCTTTAATGATACTTATGACGGACTAGGTTAATAGTTTGTCATGATTAATTGGAGTACGCTAACATGAAGCCAGGAATCTTTTGAGTTTGTGATACTTTCTATATCAACGGACCACAGGTTCTCGTTTTAGCATAAAGGACAAGGTGCATATCAATTTGTGCTGAATTTATTGGTACTACCATTACATATTTCCTTTTGATCTTCTATAAAACAAAACACAGTTGTAATTAATGTGTATAAATTGGCTGCTCATATTGTGCTGTTTTCTTGTTTGACAGGATCAGAACTTACATTATTAGCTTTAATATAGGTAGGAAACTGCAACATGTAAAACCAAGTCAAACTTAAAATAAGAATAAGTAGAACATTTCCGAATTATGTAATCAGGAGCTGACTTTTATCTTACTTTTAATTTCAATAACTCCTTTCCCGCAAAGTACCTCCAAAAATCCAATTGCTTGTGCTTCCAATGGTGTGTTTCATCCCTATGCTGTTTTAGACGATGTGAAACATCAAGTTGATCGTAGTGCAATGCCTTGAGAGTCATATGTTGCTGCACCAGTTGAAATAGGaaaaagaagatcaataaaagaTGCCAATAGATAGAATATTTAAGGTTGTCGGAAAATGAGTTAAATACTACAATGGTCATTGGTCTGAAATAAATTAGTGGCTGTGAAAGAAGCAGCTACCATTGTCGCTCTGAATACGGTGAACCTGTTTGTTATGGCTCTGATTAGTCTCGCCAGAATCATTGCTGTGATGGTAACTACTACTACCAGCTGCAACTTTAAGATCCTAGACATAAGATATTATGTGCCGAGTTATAAAAGCTAACAACGATCAACGAGGCTTTCATGTGTAAAACATCCaaaactcttctcttttctaTTGTTCCCTCCGTTTCAGTTTAAATGTCTTAGTTTGACTTGCCATGGGTTCAAGAAATAAAGGGAGACCTTTGAATCTCATGATCTTAAATCAAAGATGTGTGTAGTCCTTTaaatcttgtgatcttaaactTGCCAGGTAGAATGTTGGAAttgaaaaattgattaaatatatatagataCTCTTTTTGGGACAGACCAAAAAAGAAAGTAACACACTTAAATTGGAACGGGGAAAAACTATAAACTGCATAATCTAATTTGGAGAGGATTGTATAGTTTGGCGATAGTGAGATTATAGGCGACTGTTCACTTATTCCACTGCCATAATTCATGGTCATAGAGTGCTAACTTGTCTAAGATTGACCTATGAATTTTTCTCATATGGGGATTTTCGACGCTGTTCTAAATGTGGCATTAAAGAAAACCAATGTCTTACCAACAATCGTTGGACATTTCGTTTTTCTAAAGATCATATAGCACATCTAGAAGCAATTGCCTACTGGTCCAAAACCAATAATTTTATAATGCATGTCCCTATGCATCCATTTCCATCTACTGAAACATTTTATAAGTTCTATTTTCTTCCTTATCAGATgcagatcattatttttcaataCTACCTCCTCCACGATTTGTCTGACGTTACTTCATTTTCaggaaaaaataatttgggATTGATTCTTGGCTTAGGTAAATCAGtactatattattattattatcccTGAATTTCACATTTCAACATAGTTCCACATTTTGTTAACttcatttttgtcttttttcagTTTTTGGTGGAGCTGTGTTAATAATCCTCGTGGCTGCTTTCATTGTTTGTCGTTACAAGAAAGAACACAAAAGTTGTTTATACTTCACCTCGAGAAAAAAATCTTCTGATCGTTCCTTAACACATGATTTTGATGGAGGTAGTAATTACCATGGAGTCTCGGTCTTCTCCtatgttgaacttgaagaaGCTACAAGTAACTTTGATTCCTCCAATGAACTTGGAGATGGAGGGTTTGGTGCTGTTTACTATGGTAAGAATCTTGAAAGCAAATCAGATGTTCGAATGACACGACTAGATAACTAAATTTGTACTACATTTCTTACTAGGTAAACTTAGGGATGGGAGAGAAGTTGCAGTGAAGCGACTTTACGAGCACAATTGCAAGAGAATGGAACagtttaaaaatgaaattgaaattctCACTCGCCTAAGGCATCGAAATCTTGTTTCCCTTTATGGCTGCACATCAAAGCACAGCCGTGAACTACTCCTTGTTTATGAATACATTCCCAATGGGACAGTGGCGGATCACCTGAATGGGGATAGAGCAAAGGACGGATTCCTCCCATGGCCTATCCGCATGAATATTGCTGTAGAAATTGCTAGTGCATTGGCTTACCTCCATGCTTCTGACATAATACATCGTGATGTGAAGACTACCAACATACTCCTCGACAGCAATTGTTGTGTCAAAGTTGCAGATTTTGGGCTTTCGAGACTTTTTCCTAATGATGCTACTCATGTGTCAACAGCTCCTCAAGGGACAGCTGGATATGTTGATCCAGACTATCATGAATGTTACCAGCTCACTGATAAAAGTGATGTTTATAGTTTTGGTGTCGTCCTTGTTGAACTTATCTCATCAATGCCTGCTGTTGATATTACTAGGCGTCGACATGAGATCAATTTGGCCAACTTAGCGATAAACAGGATTCAGAGATGTGCATTTGATGAGCTAATTGATCCATCTCTGGGATTTAAATCAGATGCACAAGTTATGAGAATGACTACTTCAGTAGCAGAGCTAGCATTTCAATGCTTGCAGCTAGAGACGGACTTGAGACCAAAAATGGATGAAGTACTGGAGACACTTAAGCATATTCAAGGCACATATACGGTTCAAATCAAAGATGAGAAGACGAATGACTCAATTGTCGATAACACAGAATGTAATGGTGAAAAAGCTCCTACTTCTCCTACATCAGATAGTATAGTTTTGTTAAAGAAAATGCATTTGCCACCTTCACCTATTTCTGTAACTGAGAGATGGGTTAGTAGCTGTGGCAGTAGTAATGTTAGCGGGTGAAATTCTTACACTCTTTGCTTTCATTTCAACGTAAATTTAACAAATATGTACTCATTGATAATCTCTGTAAAGGAATAAGTTGCTGAGACCTTTCTTCTTATCTTTGTTAGTGTTTACTTTTGTTCTTTGTTCGACATTTTCTAAACACAGTGGAGTGTAACTATTGAGTATGGACATGGTTTCTGCACTAATGAGCATGCATATTTTTCACGATATCCTGGATTTGAGGTTACTTAAATGAATATCAGCCACTTTACCAGGACATTTGACAGATAGTATGTGCAGTTCTTACGACGAAATAATGCTGTGTGCATAATATTTCCTTTACAGAATTGGTGATGGAGGTTTTGGAACAGTTTATCATGGTAAGAAGCATATCAACTTGAGCTAATCAATGCATCAGTTAAAAATCCAGGAAATCAGCAGGTATTTGGCAGATTTTTCTTTAAGCTTCTGTGGTTTAGTAACTCAATATATATACAGCAGCTAACAGGGCCTCTATGGAGGAGATGTAGCAGTGAAACGCCTCTATGTACATAAAATGCATCTCACAGGACCAGTACATCATATCTTTTTACTCTCTATGGTTGCACATAGAGGCGCAACACTGAACTCCTCCTGATTTATGTATACATTTCAGTGTTTAAGTTAGTTGCTCATCACTTTCAGGATGAGAGAGCGAAGAATTACTTTAGTTTAGAAATGCAAAATTTTATGGGATTAAGTCCATACAAAATTTGGGACTAAGTTTTACAATGCCTCAGCTCCGGGAACAGGAAGGAACTAAGTGCCCCGAAAATGCTATCCAGTTTATGAAATCTGAATCTCCACCTTCACCAAATTCCACGGATGATCGGTGGTTTAGTGGCTCTACCACAACCAACATTAGACGTCCAGCTTCACCAATTCCCCTTTTGACATTTCGATGCATTACAAGTTTGTATATTTTATAGTCTATTTCTTCTCATTGTTTTGGTCTCTGATTGTATGTTGAGTACTGTAAATGGATCTTCCTTCCATCAATCAGTGTGATACACTTTGTGATTATTCTCTAATAAGAAAGAAATGCAGAAAGGACCAGAGCCCATGTTATATCAAGAAAGCTTCACTAGCTTTGATCATTTAGCTATTGGACCAAGTTCTTCAAACGGTTTCTGATACTGAGACTGGAATCTTTTTGATTGAGAACACGGAGTTGATTTCTTAATTGGCCTGATCATTCAACTATTGGAAATAAGTGATCAAAGTTACTTTTCTTTCTTGTATCAGAAAAGTCACTTATCTTTTGTTATTTCACTCAGACGgtcatttttctttcttttcgtATTAGAAAAGTCATCTATCTTTTACTATTTCactcaaagtttttttttttaaatcagaAAAGTCAATTACCTTTTGCTATTTCACTCGAAAggtcttttttttatatatatatatcagaaaaGTCACCTATCTTTTGCTATTTCACCCAGAaggttattttttcttttatatcagATAAGTAGAAAAATCACTTATCTGTTGCTACTTCACTAAAAAAATCCGTTAAGCCGGTATGTGGTATATCCAGTTACTTTTTAACTTCACCTATTTCCTAGAGAAAATGCCCCCTAACCAAAATACTGTTTTACCAACTTCCCTTTATCTCATGGAAATATGATGTGATCCAAAATACTTGCCTTCTGCTTAGGAAAGAAGGTACATACTTATTTAGACTATGCATGAGATTTTCTTTAAAACAGATAAAAAAGAGCAGAAATATCTTATCTCAAGAGTCAATGATTCAAGTCTTTACATAGTACTTAGTCAATGAGGATGGAGAGTGGAAAAGTCTTCCATGTTGGCTCTCACTTGAATCTTGTTTCCTTTTTTCCAAAGTCTTTGTAACAAAATTCCAATCCACATATAGA contains the following coding sequences:
- the LOC129879927 gene encoding LEAF RUST 10 DISEASE-RESISTANCE LOCUS RECEPTOR-LIKE PROTEIN KINASE-like 1.2, whose translation is MNQEKRYFLIVSLNLCVFCYIQQIDKCSAVDPQFVACNNPVNCRYGPKISFPFYIQEEHESYCGYPGFGLNCSEQGFPVVHIAGNEYIVEDIRYQDHTFQLKNSIFNSSISNGCVSDIKNVSLDNRPFKFVNESRIYVLSKCNGSISEPLLKYRIGFGCGEENGNDWSFAMFAEDERFESALQVCKHHVIAPVEMLGDEGSNQDLNYLALLRRGFRLSWTASNCSECAESGGHCGFDVINYQFKCFCTDRPHSSSCKPSRKNNLGLILGLVFGGAVLIILVAAFIVCRYKKEHKSCLYFTSRKKSSDRSLTHDFDGGSNYHGVSVFSYVELEEATSNFDSSNELGDGGFGAVYYGKLRDGREVAVKRLYEHNCKRMEQFKNEIEILTRLRHRNLVSLYGCTSKHSRELLLVYEYIPNGTVADHLNGDRAKDGFLPWPIRMNIAVEIASALAYLHASDIIHRDVKTTNILLDSNCCVKVADFGLSRLFPNDATHVSTAPQGTAGYVDPDYHECYQLTDKSDVYSFGVVLVELISSMPAVDITRRRHEINLANLAINRIQRCAFDELIDPSLGFKSDAQVMRMTTSVAELAFQCLQLETDLRPKMDEVLETLKHIQGTYTVQIKDEKTNDSIVDNTECNGEKAPTSPTSDSIVLLKKMHLPPSPISVTERWVSSCGSSNVSG